In a genomic window of Glycine max cultivar Williams 82 chromosome 13, Glycine_max_v4.0, whole genome shotgun sequence:
- the LOC100816823 gene encoding uncharacterized protein isoform X1, with protein sequence MSLMPNSRVPLLLFISSIFFTSFPGLTFGAIVSLRSIEIFKTHEWLKATTTVYFLCKGENETVLPDVKKPHAIYAFNGQESWQPLSSFSSKKCKRCGFYEEDSITSDDAFDEWEFCPSDFAAPNGEYIRFKEKEFNATFLCPECLSLAGVDEHDDGKGMHIAVVVLLSILVSVTLILGVVGAYKFWRKKLREQDQARLLKLFEDDDDIGDELGLGSAI encoded by the exons ATGTCCTTGATGCCCAATTCTAGGGTTCCTCTTCTCCTCTTCATCTCTTCCATATTCTTCACCTCTTTTCCCG GGTTGACGTTTGGTGCAATTGTGTCGCTGAGATCAATTGAGATTTTTAAAACGCACGAGTGGCTGAAAGCCACTACAACGGTGTATTTCCTATGCAAAGGGGAGAACGAGACGGTGCTTCCAGATGTCAAGAAACCCCACGCCATTTATGCTTTCAATGgtcaagaatcttggcag CCTTTAAGCagcttttcaagtaaaaaatgcAAGCGGTGTGGATTCTATGAGGAGGACAGCATTACTTCGGATGATGCATTTGACGAATGGGAGTTTTGTCCTTCTGACTTTGCTGCACCCAACGGTGAATATATTCGGTTCAAGGAAAAGGAATTCAATGCTACTTTCCTGTGCCCTGAGTGCTTATCTCTTGCTGGTG TTGATGAGCATGATGACGGAAAAGGAATGCATATAGCTGTTGTCGTTTTGCTGAGTATTTTGGTTTCAGTTACACTGATTCTTGGAGTGGTGGGTGCATATAAGTTCTGGCGAAAGAAGTTAAGGGAACAGGACCAGGCTCGGCTTTtgaagttatttgaagatgatgatgacatTGGGGATGAGCTGGGCCTTGGTAGTGCAATTTGA
- the LOC100796404 gene encoding pentatricopeptide repeat-containing protein At2g37310 yields the protein MRIRNLVAPTLQFQTQSTVTGNLRRRLSPPGVDFAAYGSALQHCSDHRLLRQGKQLHARLILLSVTPDNFLASKLILFYSKSNHAHFARKVFDTTPHRNTFTWNAMLLGYSFNSMFRHALNLFGSFTFSTTPNASPDNFTISCVLKALASSFCSPELAKEVHCLILRRGLYSDIFVLNALITCYCRCDEVWLARHVFDGMSERDIVTWNAMIGGYSQRRLYDECKRLYLEMLNVSAVAPNVVTAVSVMQACGQSMDLAFGMELHRFVKESGIEIDVSLSNAVVAMYAKCGRLDYAREMFEGMREKDEVTYGAIISGYMDYGLVDDAMGVFRGVENPGLNMWNAVISGMVQNKQFEGVFDLVRQMQGSGLSPNAVTLASILPSFSYFSNLRGGKEVHGYAIRRGYEQNVYVSTSIIDAYGKLGCICGARWVFDLSQSRSLIIWTSIISAYAAHGDAGLALGLYAQMLDKGIRPDPVTLTSVLTACAHSGLVDEAWNIFNSMPSKYGIQPLVEHYACMVGVLSRAGKLSEAVQFISEMPIEPSAKVWGPLLHGASVFGDVEIGKFACDHLFEIEPENTGNYIIMANLYAHAGKWEQAGEVRERMKVIGLQKIRGSSWIETSGGLLSFIAKDVSNGRSDEIYALLEGLLGLMREEGCVLQEELDYENVFS from the coding sequence ATGAGGATCCGTAACCTGGTGGCACCCACCCTTCAATTTCAAACACAATCGACAGTAACCGGTAACCTCCGACGAAGGCTCTCCCCCCCCGGCGTCGACTTCGCCGCCTATGGCTCGGCCCTCCAGCACTGCTCCGACCACCGCCTCCTCCGCCAGGGCAAGCAGCTCCACGCTCGCCTCATCCTACTCTCCGTTACACCCGATAACTTCCTCGCCTCGAAACTCATCCTCTTCTACTCCAAATCCAACCACGCGCACTTCGCGCGTAAGGTGTTCGACACGACCCCCCACAGAAACACCTTCACGTGGAACGCCATGCTCCTCGGCTACTCCTTCAACAGCATGTTCCGCCACGCGCTCAACCTCTTCGGGTCGTTCACTTTCTCCACAACCCCCAACGCCTCCCCCGATAACTTCACCATATCCTGCGTCTTGAAAGCCTTAGCTTCGTCTTTTTGTAGCCCCGAATTGGCGAAAGAGGTTCACTGTTTAATCCTTCGACGCGGGTTGTACTCTGATATTTTCGTTCTCAACGCGTTGATCACGTGCTACTGCAGGTGCGACGAGGTTTGGCTTGCGCGGCACGTGTTCGACGGAATGTCCGAGAGAGATATCGTAACGTGGAACGCGATGATTGGTGGGTATTCTCAGAGGAGGTTATATGATGAGTGTAAGAGGTTGTACTTGGAGATGTTGAATGTTTCCGCGGTTGCACCCAATGTGGTTACGGCGGTGAGCGTGATGCAGGCGTGTGGACAGTCCATGGACCTTGCGTTTGGAATGGAGCTTCACCGTTTCGTGAAGGAGAGTGGAATTGAGATTGATGTTTCGCTCTCCAATGCTGTGGTTGCTATGTATGCCAAGTGTGGTAGGTTGGATTATGCGCGGGAGATGTTTGAGGGAATGCGTGAGAAGGACGAGGTTACTTATGGGGCAATTATTTCGGGGTACATGGATTATGGGCTTGTTGATGATGCCATGGGTGTTTTTCGAGGGGTGGAGAACCCTGGATTGAATATGTGGAATGCTGTGATTTCTGGTATGGTTCAGAATAAGCAGTTTGAAGGGGTTTTTGATTTGGTACGGCAAATGCAGGGTTCTGGTTTGAGTCCCAATGCTGTCACACTTGCTAGCATTCTTCCTTCGTTTTCGTACTTCTCAAACCTGCGAGGAGGGAAAGAGGTGCATGGTTATGCTATCAGGAGAGGTTATGAGCAAAATGTATATGTGTCAACTTCTATTATTGATGCTTATGGAAAGTTGGGGTGTATTTGTGGGGCACGGTGGGTTTTTGATCTATCACAGAGTAGGAGCTTGATAATTTGGACATCAATTATATCTGCTTATGCTGCTCATGGTGATGCTGGTTTGGCACTTGGTCTCTATGCTCAGATGCTAGATAAGGGAATTCGACCTGACCCGGTGACATTAACTTCTGTATTGACAGCTTGTGCTCACTCTGGATTGGTTGATGAAGCTTGGAATATCTTCAATTCGATGCCCTCAAAATATGGCATTCAACCTTTGGTGGAGCACTATGCTTGCATGGTGGGTGTTCTTAGTCGAGCTGGTAAGCTCTCAGAAGCAGTGCAATTCATTTCTGAAATGCCAATTGAACCAAGTGCTAAAGTTTGGGGTCCTCTACTACACGGGGCTTCTGTTTTTGGTGATGTTGAAATCGGCAAGTTTGCTTGTGATCATTTGTTTGAGATTGAGCCTGAAAATACTGGGAATTACATCATTATGGCCAATTTATATGCACATGCAGGGAAATGGGAACAAGCTGGTGAGGTTAGGGAAAGAATGAAAGTAATTGGGTTACAAAAGATCCGTGGAAGTAGCTGGATTGAAACGAGTGGAGGGCTACTGAGTTTCATTGCCAAGGATGTGTCAAATGGAAGATCTGATGAGATTTATGCATTGCTGGAAGGGTTGCTTGGTTTGATGAGGGAAGAAGGATGTGTATTACAGGAAGAGTTAGATTATGAGAATGTTTTTAGTTAA
- the LOC100818800 gene encoding E3 ubiquitin-protein ligase SGR9, amyloplastic — translation MEETTSTIIMAALSTLTPSQFSDLTRSIISATNHHHRRLSSLLSSPTLFSLTLHHLHTLTLPQKTLLIARHLLSSLHLLTATSPPLSTTTRQRDLDAALLLLLLCETHNHNPHALEAPFSEWRKNLSKVFSDSLLTVSLAPLGTVMIPFVETVSRCWRLVGALNCGGGKEAASAAIMVALPSVEVRHSGRECVICKEEMGIGRDVCELPCQHLFHWMCILPWLGKRNTCPCCRFRLPSDDVFGEIQRLWEVLVKMTAKDS, via the coding sequence ATGGAAGAAACAACATCAACCATCATCATGGCTGCACTCTCCACCCTCACACCTTCCCAATTCTCAGATCTCACTCGCTCCATTATCTCCGCCACCAACCACCACCATCGCCGCCTCTCCTCCCTCCTCTCCTCCCCAACGCTCTTCTCTTTAACCCTTCACCATCTCCACACTCTCACACTCCCCCAGAAGACCCTCCTCATCGCCCGCCACCTCCTCTCCTCCCTCCACCTCCTCACCGCCACGTCGCCGCCTCTGTCCACCACCACACGGCAGCGCGACCTCGACGCCGCGCTGCTCCTCCTTCTCCTCTGCGAAACGCACAACCACAACCCACATGCCCTCGAGGCACCGTTCTCCGAATGGAGAAAAAACTTGAGCAAAGTGTTCTCTGATTCGTTGTTAACTGTTTCTCTTGCACCCCTTGGGACGGTTATGATTCCCTTCGTTGAGACGGTGTCGCGGTGCTGGAGGCTTGTGGGTGCGCTGAATTGCGGCGGAGGGAAGGAGGCGGCTTCGGCGGCGATAATGGTGGCGCTGCCGTCGGTGGAGGTGAGGCACAGTGGGAGGGAGTGCGTGATATGCAAGGAGGAGATGGGAATAGGAAGGGACGTGTGCGAGTTGCCATGTCAACACTTGTTTCATTGGATGTGTATTTTGCCGTGGCTGGGGAAAAGGAACACGTGTCCTTGCTGCAGGTTTCGGTTGCCGTCCGATGATGTCTTCGGAGAGATCCAACGGCTGTGGGAAGTCTTGGTTAAAATGACTGCAAAAGATTCATAG
- the LOC100816823 gene encoding uncharacterized protein isoform X2, whose protein sequence is MRTLRTPDGMSTNHTRLWLTFGAIVSLRSIEIFKTHEWLKATTTVYFLCKGENETVLPDVKKPHAIYAFNGQESWQPLSSFSSKKCKRCGFYEEDSITSDDAFDEWEFCPSDFAAPNGEYIRFKEKEFNATFLCPECLSLAGVDEHDDGKGMHIAVVVLLSILVSVTLILGVVGAYKFWRKKLREQDQARLLKLFEDDDDIGDELGLGSAI, encoded by the exons ATGCGCACATTGCGTACACCAGACGGGATGTCAACCAATCACACGCGACTCT GGTTGACGTTTGGTGCAATTGTGTCGCTGAGATCAATTGAGATTTTTAAAACGCACGAGTGGCTGAAAGCCACTACAACGGTGTATTTCCTATGCAAAGGGGAGAACGAGACGGTGCTTCCAGATGTCAAGAAACCCCACGCCATTTATGCTTTCAATGgtcaagaatcttggcag CCTTTAAGCagcttttcaagtaaaaaatgcAAGCGGTGTGGATTCTATGAGGAGGACAGCATTACTTCGGATGATGCATTTGACGAATGGGAGTTTTGTCCTTCTGACTTTGCTGCACCCAACGGTGAATATATTCGGTTCAAGGAAAAGGAATTCAATGCTACTTTCCTGTGCCCTGAGTGCTTATCTCTTGCTGGTG TTGATGAGCATGATGACGGAAAAGGAATGCATATAGCTGTTGTCGTTTTGCTGAGTATTTTGGTTTCAGTTACACTGATTCTTGGAGTGGTGGGTGCATATAAGTTCTGGCGAAAGAAGTTAAGGGAACAGGACCAGGCTCGGCTTTtgaagttatttgaagatgatgatgacatTGGGGATGAGCTGGGCCTTGGTAGTGCAATTTGA